The following proteins are co-located in the Vigna unguiculata cultivar IT97K-499-35 chromosome 9, ASM411807v1, whole genome shotgun sequence genome:
- the LOC114164168 gene encoding ACT domain-containing protein ACR3-like isoform X2 → MAKVCWPYFDPEYENFSNRMNPPRVSVDNESCHDCTLIKVDSVNKPGILLEVVQILTDLDFIITKAYISSDGGWFMDVFHVTDQQGRKITDSKTIDFIEKALGPKSQSTEGVKFWPSKRVGVHSVGDHTAIELIGRDRPGLLSEISAVLANLHFNVFAAEVWTHNRRIACVLYVNDATNRAVDEPNRLSLMEEQLNNILRGCDGEKVARTSFSMGFTHMDRRLHQMLFADRDYESYRVAPDVNCPLSFRPKITIERCEEKGYSVVTVKCKDRAKLMFDIVCTLTDMQYVVFHATVSSDGPYASQEYFIRHMDGCTLDTEGEKERVIQCIEAGIRRRVSELSTCIAALVRQIHELSIICPLVTVMGSFAFNRA, encoded by the exons ATGGCTAAAGTTTGTTGGCCATATTTTGATCCCGAGTATGAGAACTTCAGCAATAGAATGAACCCACCAAG GGTCTCTGTGGACAATGAAAGTTGCCATGACTGTACACTGATCAag gtTGATAGTGTTAACAAACCTGGAATTCTTCTGGAAGTGGTGCAAATCTTGACCGACCTTGACTTCATAATTACAAAAGCTTACATATCTTCTGACGGCGGTTGGTTTATGGATG TATTTCATGTCACGGATCAGCAAGGAAGAAAGATAACAGATAGCAAAACCATCGACTTCATTGAAAAG GCTCTAGGACCAAAGAGCCAGAGCACAGAAGGGGTGAAATTTTGGCCAAGCAAAAGGGTTGGAGTGCATTCTGTGGGTGATCATACAGCCATTGAACTAATTGGCAGAGACCGTCCTGGTCTCTTGTCTGAGATTTCAGCTGTTCTTGCCAACCTCCATTTTAATGTTTTTGCAGCAGAAGTGTGGACTCATAACAGGCGAATTGCTTGCGTTCTTTATGTCAATGATGCTACAAACCGAGCTGTGGACGAGCCAAACAGATTATCTCTAATGGAGGAGCAGCTGAACAACATCTTACGAGGATGTGATGGTGAGAAAGTTGCTAGGACTAGTTTCTCCATGGGTTTCACCCACATGGATCGGCGGCTTCACCAAATGTTGTTTGCTGATCGGGATTATGAAAGTTATAGAGTAGCACCAGACGTTAATTGTCCTCTCTCTTTCAGGCCTAAAATCACAATAGAACGTTGTGAGGAGAAAGGGTACTCAGTGGTCACAGTCAAGTGCAAGGATCGGGCAAAACTCATGTTTGACATTGTTTGCACTCTTACTGATATGCAATATGTTGTTTTCCATGCCACAGTTTCATCAGATGGCCCTTACGCATCCCAG GAGTATTTTATTCGACATATGGATGGATGCACACTTGACACTgaaggagagaaagaaagggtCATCCAATGCATTGAAGCTGGTATTCGAAGAAGAGTAAGCGAG CTATCTACTTGTATTGCTGCACTGGTACGGCAAATACATGAGCTAAGCATCATATGTCCACTAGTGACAGTGATGGGATCTTTTGCCTTCAATAGAGCTTAA
- the LOC114164168 gene encoding ACT domain-containing protein ACR3-like isoform X1 — MAKVCWPYFDPEYENFSNRMNPPRVSVDNESCHDCTLIKVDSVNKPGILLEVVQILTDLDFIITKAYISSDGGWFMDVFHVTDQQGRKITDSKTIDFIEKALGPKSQSTEGVKFWPSKRVGVHSVGDHTAIELIGRDRPGLLSEISAVLANLHFNVFAAEVWTHNRRIACVLYVNDATNRAVDEPNRLSLMEEQLNNILRGCDGEKVARTSFSMGFTHMDRRLHQMLFADRDYESYRVAPDVNCPLSFRPKITIERCEEKGYSVVTVKCKDRAKLMFDIVCTLTDMQYVVFHATVSSDGPYASQEYFIRHMDGCTLDTEGEKERVIQCIEAGIRRRVSEGVSLELCAKDRVGLLSEVTRILRENGLTVCRAGVSTRGEQALNVFYVRDASGNPVDMKTMEALGKEIGKTMMVDVKRVPTNATVPETRGWAKTSFFFGNLLERFLT, encoded by the exons ATGGCTAAAGTTTGTTGGCCATATTTTGATCCCGAGTATGAGAACTTCAGCAATAGAATGAACCCACCAAG GGTCTCTGTGGACAATGAAAGTTGCCATGACTGTACACTGATCAag gtTGATAGTGTTAACAAACCTGGAATTCTTCTGGAAGTGGTGCAAATCTTGACCGACCTTGACTTCATAATTACAAAAGCTTACATATCTTCTGACGGCGGTTGGTTTATGGATG TATTTCATGTCACGGATCAGCAAGGAAGAAAGATAACAGATAGCAAAACCATCGACTTCATTGAAAAG GCTCTAGGACCAAAGAGCCAGAGCACAGAAGGGGTGAAATTTTGGCCAAGCAAAAGGGTTGGAGTGCATTCTGTGGGTGATCATACAGCCATTGAACTAATTGGCAGAGACCGTCCTGGTCTCTTGTCTGAGATTTCAGCTGTTCTTGCCAACCTCCATTTTAATGTTTTTGCAGCAGAAGTGTGGACTCATAACAGGCGAATTGCTTGCGTTCTTTATGTCAATGATGCTACAAACCGAGCTGTGGACGAGCCAAACAGATTATCTCTAATGGAGGAGCAGCTGAACAACATCTTACGAGGATGTGATGGTGAGAAAGTTGCTAGGACTAGTTTCTCCATGGGTTTCACCCACATGGATCGGCGGCTTCACCAAATGTTGTTTGCTGATCGGGATTATGAAAGTTATAGAGTAGCACCAGACGTTAATTGTCCTCTCTCTTTCAGGCCTAAAATCACAATAGAACGTTGTGAGGAGAAAGGGTACTCAGTGGTCACAGTCAAGTGCAAGGATCGGGCAAAACTCATGTTTGACATTGTTTGCACTCTTACTGATATGCAATATGTTGTTTTCCATGCCACAGTTTCATCAGATGGCCCTTACGCATCCCAG GAGTATTTTATTCGACATATGGATGGATGCACACTTGACACTgaaggagagaaagaaagggtCATCCAATGCATTGAAGCTGGTATTCGAAGAAGAGTAAGCGAG GGTGTGAGCCTTGAGCTGTGTGCAAAGGATAGAGTTGGGTTGCTGTCTGAAGTAACAAGGATTCTACGAGAGAATGGGTTGACAGTGTGTAGGGCAGGTGTCTCAACGAGAGGGGAGCAAGCATTGAATGTGTTCTACGTAAGGGATGCATCAGGGAACCCAGTGGACATGAAAACTATGGAAGCACTTGGCAAAGAAATAGGTAAGACAATGATGGTTGATGTGAAGAGAGTGCCAACCAATGCTACAGTACCAGAGACTCGAGGATGGGCTAAAACCAGTTTCTTCTTTGGTAACTTGTTGGAAAGGTTCTTGACCTGA